The following proteins are co-located in the Imtechella halotolerans genome:
- the rplD gene encoding 50S ribosomal protein L4 has protein sequence MEVAVLNINGKETGRKVTLSDAVFGIEPNNHAVYLDVKQYLANQRQGTHKSKERNEVAGSTRKIKKQKGTGTARAGSVKSPVFVGGGRIFGPRPKDYTQKLNKNVKRLARKSALTLKAKEQSIVVLEDFSFEQPKTKDFVNVLKALGLDAKKSLFVLGDSNNNVYLSSRNLKASEVVTTSELNTYKILNANNVVLLEGALEGIESNLSK, from the coding sequence ATGGAAGTAGCAGTATTAAATATCAATGGAAAAGAAACAGGTAGAAAGGTTACACTTTCTGATGCTGTTTTTGGAATAGAGCCTAATAATCACGCTGTATACTTAGATGTTAAACAATACTTGGCAAATCAACGTCAAGGTACGCACAAGTCTAAAGAGCGTAATGAGGTTGCTGGTAGTACCCGCAAAATCAAAAAGCAAAAAGGTACTGGTACAGCTCGTGCAGGTAGCGTGAAATCGCCTGTATTTGTAGGTGGAGGTAGAATTTTTGGACCTAGACCAAAGGACTATACTCAAAAACTTAATAAAAATGTGAAGCGATTGGCTCGTAAATCTGCCTTGACTTTGAAGGCAAAAGAGCAGTCAATTGTGGTATTGGAGGACTTCTCATTCGAGCAGCCAAAAACCAAGGATTTTGTTAACGTTTTGAAAGCCTTGGGCTTAGATGCTAAAAAATCACTGTTTGTGTTGGGTGATTCAAATAATAATGTATATTTGTCGTCACGCAATTTAAAAGCTTCAGAGGTCGTAACTACCTCAGAATTAAACACTTACAAAATTTTAAATGCAAATAATGTAGTGTTGTTAGAAGGAGCTTTGGAAGGAATTGAGTCGAATTTAAGTAAATAA
- the rplC gene encoding 50S ribosomal protein L3 produces MSGLIGKKVGMTSIFDENGKNIPCTVIEAGPCVVTQVRTKEVDGYEALQLGFDDKAEKRANKAEIGHFKKAGSSPLKKVVEFQEFEGEYKLGDVITVEHFVEGEFIDVTGTSKGKGFQGVVKRHGFGGVGQSTHGQHNRLRAPGSIGAASYPARVFKGIRMAGRMGAEKVTVQNLKVLKVVAEKNLLVVKGCVPGHKNAYVIIQK; encoded by the coding sequence ATGTCTGGGTTAATTGGAAAAAAAGTAGGCATGACCAGTATTTTCGATGAGAACGGCAAGAATATTCCTTGTACGGTTATTGAAGCAGGTCCATGCGTTGTTACCCAAGTCAGAACCAAAGAGGTTGACGGGTATGAGGCTCTTCAGCTTGGTTTCGATGACAAGGCAGAAAAACGTGCTAACAAAGCCGAAATCGGTCACTTTAAAAAAGCAGGTTCTTCTCCCCTTAAAAAAGTTGTTGAATTCCAAGAATTTGAAGGAGAGTACAAATTAGGTGATGTAATCACTGTTGAGCATTTTGTTGAAGGAGAGTTTATAGATGTAACTGGAACCTCAAAGGGTAAAGGTTTTCAAGGTGTTGTTAAGCGTCATGGTTTTGGTGGTGTGGGTCAATCTACTCACGGTCAGCATAATCGTTTGAGAGCTCCAGGATCTATTGGTGCAGCCTCTTATCCTGCTCGTGTATTCAAAGGAATACGCATGGCTGGTAGAATGGGCGCGGAGAAAGTAACAGTTCAAAACTTAAAGGTGTTGAAAGTGGTTGCGGAGAAAAATCTTTTAGTAGTTAAAGGATGTGTTCCAGGTCACAAGAACGCTTATGTAATCATTCAGAAGTAA
- the rpsJ gene encoding 30S ribosomal protein S10, translating into MSQKIRIKLKSYDHNLVDKSAEKIVKTVKTTGAVVTGPIPLPTHKKLFTVLRSPHVNKKSREQFELSSYKRLLDIYSSSSKTIDALMKLELPSGVEVEIKV; encoded by the coding sequence ATGAGTCAAAAAATTAGAATAAAACTAAAATCTTACGATCACAATTTAGTAGATAAGTCTGCTGAGAAGATTGTAAAAACAGTTAAAACTACAGGTGCTGTGGTTACTGGACCTATTCCACTTCCTACACACAAGAAACTATTTACTGTATTGCGTTCTCCGCACGTTAATAAAAAGTCTAGAGAGCAATTTGAGTTAAGTTCTTACAAACGCTTATTAGATATTTATAGTTCTTCATCAAAAACTATTGACGCTTTGATGAAACTTGAATTACCAAGCGGTGTTGAAGTAGAGATTAAGGTGTGA
- the fusA gene encoding elongation factor G, translating to MARDLRYTRNIGIAAHIDAGKTTTTERILFYTGKTHKIGEVHDGASTMDWMEQEAERGITIQSAATTCSWTFPTENGKPTDEAKDYHFNIIDTPGHVDFTVEVNRSLRVLDGLVFLFSAVDGVEPQSETNWRLADNYKVPRMGFVNKMDRQGSNFLAVCQQVKDMLKSNAVPIVLPIGDEVDFKGVVDLVKNRAIVWHEATQGATFDIVDIPADMVDDVRKYRGQLIEEVAAYDESLLEKYMEDEDSITEDEIHAALRAAVMDMSIIPMTCGSSFKNKGVQFMLDAVCRYLPSPVDKEAIEGTNPDTEAPVIRKPSVTEPFAALAFKIATDPYVGRLAFFRAYSGRLDAGSYVLNSRSGNKERISRIYQMHANKQNPIEYIEAGDIGAAVGFKDIKTGDTLCDEKHPIVLESMVFPDPVIGIAVEPKTKADVDKMGMALAKLAEEDPTFQVKTDEASGQTIISGMGELHLDIIVDRLRREFKVEVNQGQPQVEYKEAITAKANHREVYKKQSGGRGKFADIVFAMEPAEEGKAGLTFVNEIKGGNIPKEYIPSVEKGFREAMKSGPLAGFEMDSMKITLTDGSFHAVDSDSLSFELAAKMGYKEAAKAARAVLMEPIMKLEVLTPEENMGDIVGDLNRRRGQVNNMDDRAGAKVIKASVPLSEMFGYVTSLRTLSSGRATSTMEFSHYAETPSNIAEEVIKKTRGANA from the coding sequence ATGGCAAGAGATTTAAGATATACAAGAAATATTGGAATTGCTGCGCATATTGATGCAGGAAAAACCACTACAACAGAGCGTATCCTTTTTTATACTGGTAAGACCCATAAAATTGGAGAGGTTCATGATGGTGCTTCAACAATGGACTGGATGGAGCAAGAAGCTGAGCGTGGAATTACAATTCAGTCTGCTGCTACAACATGTAGCTGGACCTTTCCAACTGAAAATGGGAAGCCAACTGATGAGGCAAAAGACTATCACTTTAACATTATTGATACTCCTGGTCACGTTGACTTTACCGTTGAGGTAAACCGTTCACTACGTGTACTTGATGGGTTGGTGTTTTTGTTTAGTGCTGTTGATGGTGTTGAGCCTCAGTCTGAAACTAACTGGCGTTTGGCTGACAATTACAAAGTTCCACGTATGGGCTTTGTTAACAAGATGGATCGTCAAGGTTCTAATTTCCTAGCTGTATGTCAGCAGGTTAAGGATATGTTGAAGTCTAATGCAGTTCCAATCGTTTTACCAATTGGAGATGAGGTTGATTTTAAAGGAGTGGTTGATTTGGTTAAGAATCGTGCTATTGTATGGCATGAGGCTACCCAAGGAGCTACTTTTGATATTGTAGACATCCCTGCTGATATGGTTGATGATGTTAGAAAATATCGTGGTCAACTAATTGAAGAGGTGGCTGCTTATGATGAGAGTCTGTTAGAGAAGTATATGGAGGACGAGGACTCTATAACTGAAGATGAGATTCATGCCGCTTTACGTGCTGCAGTTATGGATATGTCTATCATTCCTATGACTTGTGGTTCATCGTTTAAGAATAAAGGTGTTCAGTTTATGCTGGATGCGGTTTGTCGTTACTTGCCGTCTCCAGTTGACAAGGAGGCTATTGAGGGTACTAATCCTGATACAGAAGCTCCTGTTATACGTAAGCCTTCTGTAACGGAGCCTTTTGCTGCGTTAGCGTTCAAGATTGCTACTGACCCATATGTAGGTCGTTTAGCTTTCTTCCGTGCGTATTCTGGTAGATTAGATGCTGGTTCCTATGTATTGAATTCTCGTTCAGGAAATAAAGAGCGTATCTCTCGTATATATCAAATGCACGCTAACAAGCAAAATCCTATTGAATATATTGAGGCTGGAGATATTGGGGCTGCGGTAGGTTTTAAAGATATTAAAACCGGAGATACATTATGTGATGAAAAACATCCTATTGTATTGGAGTCTATGGTGTTCCCTGATCCGGTAATTGGTATCGCCGTTGAGCCTAAAACTAAGGCTGACGTGGATAAGATGGGTATGGCTTTGGCTAAATTAGCTGAAGAAGATCCGACTTTCCAAGTTAAGACTGATGAGGCTTCTGGACAGACAATTATATCTGGTATGGGTGAGCTTCACTTGGATATTATTGTGGATCGTTTAAGACGTGAATTCAAGGTTGAAGTAAATCAAGGTCAGCCTCAGGTTGAATATAAAGAAGCTATTACTGCTAAAGCAAACCATAGAGAGGTTTATAAGAAACAATCTGGTGGTCGTGGTAAATTTGCGGATATTGTATTTGCAATGGAGCCTGCTGAAGAAGGTAAGGCTGGTTTGACCTTTGTTAATGAAATTAAGGGTGGTAACATTCCAAAAGAATATATTCCTTCTGTTGAAAAAGGATTTAGAGAAGCTATGAAGAGTGGTCCTCTTGCTGGATTCGAAATGGATTCCATGAAGATTACCTTGACTGATGGATCATTCCACGCTGTCGATTCAGATTCACTATCATTTGAATTGGCTGCTAAGATGGGTTATAAGGAAGCTGCTAAAGCTGCTCGTGCGGTTTTGATGGAGCCTATAATGAAGCTGGAAGTTTTAACTCCGGAAGAAAATATGGGTGATATCGTTGGTGACTTGAACCGTCGACGTGGACAGGTTAATAACATGGATGATAGAGCTGGTGCTAAGGTTATCAAGGCGTCTGTTCCGCTATCTGAAATGTTTGGTTATGTAACTTCATTACGTACCTTATCGTCAGGTAGGGCAACGTCAACTATGGAATTCTCTCACTATGCTGAAACTCCTTCAAATATTGCTGAAGAAGTTATTAAGAAGACAAGAGGAGCTAACGCTTAA
- the rpsG gene encoding 30S ribosomal protein S7, with product MRKRQAKKRPLLPDPKFNDQLVTRFVNNLMWDGKKSVAFKVFYDAIEIVDQKKNNDEKTALEVWKDALSNVMPHVEVRSRRVGGATFQIPMQIRPDRKVSMAMKWLIGYSRKRNEKSMALRLANEILAAAKEEGAAVKKRIDTHKMAEANKAFSHFRF from the coding sequence ATGAGAAAAAGACAGGCGAAAAAAAGACCTCTTTTACCAGATCCAAAGTTTAATGACCAATTGGTTACGCGCTTTGTGAACAACCTTATGTGGGATGGTAAAAAGTCAGTAGCGTTCAAGGTTTTTTACGATGCAATTGAAATCGTAGATCAAAAAAAGAACAATGATGAGAAGACTGCTTTAGAAGTGTGGAAAGATGCATTGTCAAATGTGATGCCTCACGTAGAAGTACGTAGTCGTCGTGTGGGTGGTGCTACATTCCAGATTCCTATGCAAATCAGACCTGATAGAAAAGTATCAATGGCCATGAAGTGGTTGATTGGATATTCTCGTAAACGTAACGAGAAATCAATGGCTCTTCGTTTGGCGAATGAAATTCTTGCAGCTGCTAAGGAAGAAGGTGCTGCTGTTAAGAAGCGTATCGATACTCATAAAATGGCTGAAGCTAACAAAGCATTCTCACACTTTAGATTTTAA
- the rpsL gene encoding 30S ribosomal protein S12: MPTISQLVRKGRATITKKSKSVALDSCPQRRGVCTRVYTTTPKKPNSAMRKVARVRLTNGNEVNAYIPGEGHNLQEHSIVLVRGGRVKDLPGVRYHIVRGALDTAGVAGRTQRRSKYGAKRPKDKK, translated from the coding sequence ATGCCAACAATTTCACAATTAGTACGAAAAGGAAGAGCCACAATTACTAAGAAGAGTAAATCGGTTGCTTTGGATTCGTGTCCTCAACGCAGAGGTGTGTGTACGCGTGTTTACACTACAACTCCTAAGAAGCCAAACTCAGCAATGCGTAAAGTTGCGCGTGTACGTTTGACTAACGGAAATGAAGTGAACGCTTACATCCCTGGTGAAGGTCACAACTTGCAAGAGCACTCGATAGTATTAGTAAGAGGCGGAAGGGTAAAGGATTTGCCAGGAGTTAGATACCACATTGTGCGTGGAGCTCTTGATACTGCAGGTGTTGCAGGAAGAACTCAGCGTAGATCTAAGTACGGTGCAAAACGCCCAAAAGACAAAAAGTAA
- a CDS encoding SusC/RagA family TonB-linked outer membrane protein codes for MKTKFSRFLTLLLAFVVHISVAQEKNITGIVTDASGIPLPGVNILIKGSQNGTQTDFDGKYSIKASVGNILIFTYIGQKTAERTVGSSNLINVQMTEDAEQLGEVVVTAALGQSRAAKTLSYAAQQIDNEDLNITQDANIKTAIAGKVAGVQVQGQAGSKLGQSGKIRIRGAISLTSDSDPLYVVDGVPTDPNNIDMDNVATLNVLKGPNATALYGQRADAGVVIITTKKGTQKGVGVELLSSITFDKVAYLPKYQNKYGQGYEESWGVFGDELPLSSYPSEWSVFQGKRYIAWDNNYADESWGPKFDGQEYIPWYAWWPESPYFGQTAKWEAQPNNIKDFYETGVTLKNTVSISGSNEKFRGRLSFTDLDQSGITPFTKLEKQFLNTNFDFDVTDKFNIGATLSYTTSKITGDFDDDYGNQTSGSFNSWFARNVDMKKMKELKDLKTFNGYSASWNNWGPDYYALAGGDYEKAAFWFNPYFFMENFKNVSHRDNYVGNINLKYTFDKHWSINASTSMNQSNFRNEYYVPFLISNSSAPELYNPWSNSFGIYKSTDTELNYTASLNYKNEFGNFDIDAFIGGNIRHNNYDRISAQMPVGAKTGGLIIPDVFQFSNAGIKPTTGTFFSNKEVNSLYGKASLGYKSMLYIDATYRKDWSSALPKNSNGYGYPSVGGSFIVSELIDNKDVLSFAKIRAGWAQVGNDLGAYLIDPVFPLSGDPYNGLALMYTNTSILDPNIKPALNSSYEVGFDTRFVNNRIGLSFTYYKENRKDEIIPITISNTSGYTQYLTNAGESEREGVEMILNLIPIKSENFTWDITANFGKNKTKIISLPADLKSIEAPGGAGAFGFASMYHQLGDNWGQIRGTAISRDENGNPILNSNGTYATTQGQFLGSVLPDFTGGVLNTFAYKNLSLTASIDFQKGGKFFSLTEQWGQYSGLLHETAGINDNGMNVRDAIADGGGVRVTGVNSSGDAVDKYIPALTYFGQFYANRLAEPFIHDASFIKLRDLSLTYNLPKSFLKNTLSGVSVSLVGRNLWLISVSKDNTHRWDPSELSQTYGENGQLPGSRSYGMNVKLTF; via the coding sequence ATGAAAACAAAGTTTAGTAGATTTCTAACGCTACTACTAGCGTTTGTTGTGCATATTTCCGTCGCACAAGAAAAAAACATCACGGGTATCGTTACTGATGCTTCCGGCATCCCACTTCCTGGAGTTAATATACTTATCAAAGGAAGTCAAAATGGTACACAGACTGATTTTGACGGTAAATATTCCATTAAAGCCTCAGTCGGAAACATTCTTATTTTTACTTACATTGGTCAAAAAACAGCTGAGCGCACAGTTGGATCATCCAACCTTATCAATGTTCAAATGACTGAAGACGCAGAACAACTTGGCGAAGTAGTTGTTACTGCTGCTTTAGGCCAGTCTCGAGCAGCCAAAACACTCTCATACGCCGCTCAGCAAATAGACAATGAAGACCTAAACATTACGCAGGATGCTAACATCAAAACAGCAATTGCTGGTAAAGTCGCAGGGGTACAAGTACAAGGACAAGCTGGTTCTAAATTAGGTCAATCAGGTAAAATTCGTATCCGTGGAGCTATATCACTAACCAGCGATAGTGACCCATTGTATGTCGTAGACGGTGTTCCTACTGATCCAAACAACATCGATATGGATAACGTAGCAACTCTTAATGTTTTGAAAGGACCTAATGCTACTGCACTATACGGGCAACGTGCCGATGCAGGTGTTGTAATAATCACTACAAAAAAAGGAACTCAAAAAGGAGTTGGAGTAGAATTACTTTCCTCTATAACTTTTGATAAAGTTGCATATTTACCTAAGTATCAAAATAAATACGGACAAGGTTATGAAGAAAGTTGGGGAGTATTCGGAGATGAATTACCTTTAAGTTCTTATCCATCAGAATGGTCTGTTTTCCAAGGAAAAAGATATATAGCTTGGGATAATAACTATGCAGATGAAAGCTGGGGACCTAAATTTGATGGTCAAGAATATATTCCTTGGTACGCATGGTGGCCTGAAAGCCCTTACTTTGGGCAAACTGCAAAATGGGAGGCACAACCCAACAATATTAAAGATTTCTATGAAACCGGTGTAACCTTAAAAAACACTGTATCCATTAGTGGAAGTAATGAAAAATTCAGAGGTCGTTTATCTTTTACGGACTTAGATCAATCAGGTATTACTCCATTCACAAAATTGGAAAAACAATTCTTAAATACAAACTTTGATTTCGACGTAACTGATAAATTCAATATTGGCGCGACTTTGAGCTATACAACATCCAAAATCACAGGAGACTTTGATGATGACTATGGAAACCAAACTTCAGGTTCTTTCAACTCTTGGTTTGCGAGAAACGTAGACATGAAAAAAATGAAAGAGCTGAAGGATTTAAAAACCTTCAATGGGTATTCAGCTAGCTGGAACAATTGGGGTCCGGACTATTATGCTTTAGCTGGTGGAGATTATGAAAAAGCAGCTTTCTGGTTTAATCCATATTTTTTTATGGAGAATTTCAAAAATGTATCCCACAGAGATAATTATGTTGGTAACATCAACTTAAAATATACATTTGACAAGCACTGGTCAATAAATGCTAGTACTTCCATGAATCAGAGTAATTTTAGAAATGAATACTATGTGCCTTTCTTAATCTCTAATTCTTCGGCTCCTGAATTATACAACCCATGGTCTAATAGTTTTGGTATTTATAAAAGTACAGATACCGAATTAAACTATACTGCTTCCTTAAATTACAAAAATGAATTTGGCAATTTCGATATAGACGCATTCATAGGTGGAAACATTCGTCATAACAATTATGACAGAATATCAGCGCAAATGCCGGTTGGAGCTAAAACAGGAGGTTTGATCATCCCTGATGTTTTTCAATTCTCTAATGCTGGAATCAAACCTACAACAGGAACCTTTTTTAGCAACAAAGAAGTTAACAGTTTATATGGTAAGGCTTCATTGGGTTATAAAAGCATGCTATACATAGATGCTACATACAGAAAAGATTGGAGTTCAGCTCTTCCAAAAAACAGCAATGGTTATGGATATCCATCCGTGGGAGGTAGCTTTATTGTTTCTGAGCTTATAGATAACAAAGATGTTTTAAGTTTTGCAAAAATTAGAGCAGGTTGGGCCCAAGTTGGTAATGACCTAGGAGCTTATTTAATAGATCCTGTCTTCCCACTATCAGGAGATCCTTATAACGGTTTAGCATTGATGTATACTAACACTTCAATTCTTGATCCAAACATTAAACCTGCCTTAAATTCTTCATATGAAGTTGGATTTGATACCCGTTTTGTAAATAACAGAATTGGACTAAGTTTTACATACTATAAGGAAAACCGTAAGGATGAAATTATTCCAATTACTATTTCTAACACAAGCGGATATACTCAGTATTTAACAAATGCTGGAGAGTCTGAAAGAGAAGGAGTTGAAATGATCCTAAACCTTATACCTATAAAATCTGAAAACTTTACTTGGGATATTACAGCTAATTTTGGTAAAAACAAAACAAAGATTATTAGTTTACCTGCAGACCTTAAAAGTATTGAAGCTCCCGGCGGAGCAGGTGCATTCGGATTTGCTTCAATGTATCATCAATTAGGTGACAACTGGGGGCAAATACGTGGGACGGCAATATCCAGAGACGAAAATGGAAATCCAATATTAAACTCAAATGGAACCTATGCTACAACCCAAGGGCAATTCTTAGGAAGTGTTCTTCCCGACTTTACAGGTGGTGTTTTAAATACTTTTGCATACAAAAATTTGAGCCTAACAGCGTCAATAGACTTCCAAAAAGGCGGTAAGTTCTTTTCACTAACAGAACAATGGGGACAATATTCTGGCCTATTACATGAAACGGCAGGCATTAATGATAATGGAATGAATGTACGTGATGCTATAGCTGATGGGGGTGGAGTTCGAGTTACAGGTGTTAATAGTTCAGGTGACGCAGTGGACAAATATATACCTGCCTTAACCTATTTTGGTCAATTTTATGCCAACCGCTTGGCGGAACCTTTTATTCACGATGCTAGCTTTATAAAGCTTAGGGATCTTAGCTTAACTTATAACCTACCTAAGAGCTTTCTAAAAAACACCTTATCTGGTGTAAGCGTGAGCTTAGTGGGTAGAAATCTATGGTTAATATCGGTTTCTAAAGACAACACTCACAGATGGGATCCTTCAGAACTATCTCAAACCTATGGTGAAAATGGACAGCTACCAGGTTCTAGAAGCTATGGTATGAATGTTAAATTAACCTTTTAA
- a CDS encoding SusD/RagB family nutrient-binding outer membrane lipoprotein, with amino-acid sequence MKKILNIALSVLITTTIFSCDNVDFGDTNNNPNGAGTENTASLLAGAMMRYSRLSGRDYLIRPTLYVQYMSQVTYTDEMRYNEAASDWNGYYVQTLSNLESVIAIANNELLHDPIFLSNGSPENQTGVAKIFQAVIFKRITDTWGDAPYNEALQGFENVSPSYDTQETIYKSIIEMVKEARDMMDTGTLGPKGDIIYDGDVTKWKKFANSLILQLSLQLSKKYPGASGYAATEFKSALNNANGVIDEVEEEAWFKYDQVFQNPWNANRRPDYFMAAEFIDALKGEDSDYNSTSNSSYDARIEYFANDASLNGVPYGFENGSGAGATGMSTLIWNTDTSLPLLTSAYTYLNRAEAANLGWTTETASTLLSEGIMKSYESLEVHWEGPEIADEASDYAAARVLDATTFGLSRVIAEEKWVALFPSGFDAWAEWRRTEIPALTPATDFLNNGTIPRRYVYPTSEATLNSNNYASGVGTLSPSTDNNSSKVWWDQ; translated from the coding sequence ATGAAAAAAATATTAAATATAGCCTTAAGTGTACTTATCACAACTACCATCTTTTCATGTGACAATGTAGACTTTGGAGACACCAACAACAACCCTAATGGTGCCGGAACTGAAAACACAGCCTCTTTATTGGCTGGTGCCATGATGCGCTACTCAAGGTTATCTGGTAGAGATTATCTTATTAGACCAACACTTTATGTTCAGTATATGTCCCAAGTAACGTATACGGATGAAATGCGTTATAACGAAGCTGCTTCAGATTGGAATGGTTATTATGTACAGACTCTGTCTAACTTGGAGAGTGTTATAGCTATTGCAAACAATGAACTTCTTCATGATCCAATTTTCCTAAGTAATGGCTCTCCAGAAAATCAAACAGGTGTTGCTAAAATTTTTCAAGCTGTAATTTTTAAAAGAATAACAGACACTTGGGGAGATGCTCCATACAATGAGGCATTACAAGGATTTGAAAATGTTTCACCGTCTTATGACACTCAAGAAACCATTTATAAGTCTATAATCGAAATGGTAAAAGAAGCTAGAGATATGATGGATACAGGCACACTTGGTCCAAAAGGAGACATCATATATGATGGTGATGTTACTAAATGGAAGAAGTTTGCAAATTCACTCATTTTACAACTATCATTACAGTTATCAAAAAAATATCCTGGAGCATCAGGTTACGCTGCAACAGAATTCAAGTCAGCTTTAAATAATGCAAATGGGGTAATTGATGAAGTTGAAGAGGAGGCTTGGTTTAAATATGATCAAGTTTTTCAAAACCCATGGAACGCAAATAGAAGACCAGACTACTTTATGGCCGCTGAGTTCATTGATGCTCTTAAAGGTGAAGACTCAGATTACAATTCAACTTCAAACTCATCTTATGACGCTCGTATAGAGTACTTCGCTAATGATGCTAGTCTAAATGGGGTACCTTATGGGTTTGAAAATGGTAGTGGAGCCGGAGCAACTGGAATGTCAACTTTAATTTGGAACACTGACACATCCCTACCTTTATTAACATCAGCCTATACTTATCTTAACAGAGCAGAAGCAGCTAATTTAGGCTGGACTACAGAAACGGCTTCTACTTTACTTTCGGAAGGAATAATGAAGTCTTATGAGTCCCTTGAAGTTCATTGGGAAGGCCCAGAAATTGCAGACGAGGCATCTGATTATGCTGCTGCTCGAGTTCTTGATGCCACCACATTCGGTCTAAGTCGGGTAATTGCTGAAGAAAAATGGGTTGCTTTATTCCCAAGTGGATTTGATGCATGGGCAGAATGGAGACGAACAGAGATACCAGCATTAACTCCAGCAACAGATTTTCTTAATAATGGAACAATTCCTAGAAGATATGTATATCCTACTTCAGAAGCAACTCTTAATAGTAATAACTATGCATCTGGGGTTGGGACTTTATCACCTTCAACTGACAACAACTCATCTAAAGTTTGGTGGGATCAATAA
- the rlmB gene encoding 23S rRNA (guanosine(2251)-2'-O)-methyltransferase RlmB: MENNYQIYGIRAIMEAIQSGKSIDKVFIQKGLKGGLFHELELLIQKHQINVSFVPVEKLNRLTRKNHQGVIATISPIEFHNFEEMVIKILESGKNPIFLLLDQLTDVRNFGAIIRTAECTGVSGIIIQKKGAAPVTADTVKTSAGAVFKIPICKVEHLKDAVYYLQASGVKVVAATEKTNNTLYNVSFKEPVAIVMGSEDTGIAPSLLKIVDDKAKLPMFGDIGSLNVSVACGVFLYEVVRQRQ, translated from the coding sequence ATGGAAAATAACTACCAAATTTATGGTATCCGTGCAATTATGGAAGCCATTCAGTCAGGAAAAAGTATTGACAAAGTTTTTATACAAAAAGGCCTCAAGGGTGGCCTATTTCATGAACTAGAATTACTTATTCAAAAACATCAAATAAATGTATCCTTCGTTCCGGTAGAAAAACTCAATAGACTTACCCGCAAAAATCATCAAGGTGTAATTGCCACAATCTCACCAATTGAATTTCATAATTTTGAGGAAATGGTAATTAAAATACTTGAAAGTGGGAAAAATCCTATTTTTCTATTACTTGACCAATTAACCGATGTTCGCAATTTTGGAGCTATTATTCGCACAGCGGAATGCACTGGAGTATCGGGGATAATCATACAAAAAAAAGGTGCGGCTCCTGTTACGGCGGACACCGTAAAAACTTCGGCAGGAGCTGTCTTTAAAATTCCTATTTGCAAAGTAGAACATCTTAAAGATGCCGTGTATTACCTTCAGGCAAGTGGTGTAAAAGTTGTAGCAGCTACCGAAAAAACAAACAACACTTTATATAATGTTTCTTTTAAAGAACCAGTAGCTATTGTAATGGGATCTGAGGATACTGGTATTGCCCCTTCTCTACTTAAGATAGTTGATGATAAGGCAAAACTTCCAATGTTTGGAGATATTGGATCTCTAAATGTTTCTGTAGCATGTGGAGTATTCTTGTACGAGGTTGTCCGTCAAAGACAGTAA